In Xiphophorus couchianus chromosome 8, X_couchianus-1.0, whole genome shotgun sequence, the following proteins share a genomic window:
- the surf2 gene encoding surfeit locus protein 2, translating into MDELPADIRTFLTDHPFFQLTDGKKIKCTLNGHELPCSLAELRSFIQGKKYKKLNAEAEFNYSQYEPHIVSSTKQPNRLFCKLTLRHLNRQSDHVLRHVSGKRFKKALSQYEECTRQGIEFVPARLKQKKPKNTGEEMSQSSKRRPNGMWEPSSSGEEHSDSEDSMSDLYPSSMFSLKNPEVETTAGGENEEEEHDFQTDEDEEMEVDTQVVQKRKKVQGGGFQKKFRNNRWKSRNKKHKKTQNGK; encoded by the exons atggaTGAATTGCCTGCGGATATCAGAACATTTCTAACTGATCACCCCTTTTTCCAGCTCACAGATGGCAAAAAG ATCAAATGCACCCTAAATGGACACGAGTTGCCCTGCAGCCTGGCGGAGCTGCGCTCCTTTATCCAAGGAAAGAAATATAAGAAACTGAATGCAGAAGCAGAGTTCAACTACAGCCAGTATGAGCCACACATTGTATCAAGCACGAAGCAACC caatcGGCTCTTCTGCAAACTGACCCTGAGACATCTCAACCGGCAGTCAGATCATGTCCTAAGACACGTCAGTGGGAAACGTTTCAAGAAAGCCCTTTCTCAAT ATGAGGAGTGTACGCGGCAAGGAATCGAGTTTGTTCCAGCCAGACTGAAACAGAAGAAGCCCAAAAACACAGGAGAAGAAATGAGTCAGTCCTCGAAAAGACGACCTAACGGCATGTGGGAACCTTCATCCAGCGGGGAAGAACACAGCGACTCAGAAGACAGCATGAGCGACCTCTATCCAT CTTCCATGTTCTCTTTAAAAAATCCAGAGGTAGAAACCACAGCAGGTGGAGaaaatgaggaagaggagcatgACTTTCAAACAGATGAAGACGAGGAAATGGAAGTCGACACACAGGTGGTGCAGAAGCGCAAAAAG GTCCAAGGTGGTGGTTTCCAgaagaaattcagaaataacCGGTGGAAATctagaaacaagaaacacaaaaaaacccaaaatggaAAGTAA
- the bbln gene encoding bublin coiled-coil protein: MSGPNGDPNISSDDGIINDDDDFGEEEYASINNMLDQINSYLDDLEERNDALNGKLHELLESNRQARLDFRAQLTGSPTQDENHAVEQESSLPSEQNQHEENQ; the protein is encoded by the exons ATGTCTGGACCAAATGGAGACCCAAACATCTCCAGTGACGATGGCATCATCAACGACGACGACGACTTTGGCGAAGAAG AATACGCCTCGATCAACAACATGCTAGATCAAATCAACTCCTATCTCGATGACCTGGAGGAGCGCAATGACGCCCTTAATGGAAAACTGCACGAACTGCTGGAGTCAAATCGGCAAGCCCGTCTGGACTTCAGGGCGCAGCTAACTGGCTCTCCAACCCAAGACGAGAATCATGCCGTGGAGCAGGAATCTTCTTTACCGAGCGAGCAAaaccaacatgaagaaaatcagTGA
- the ciz1a gene encoding cdkn1a interacting zinc finger protein 1a, translating to MFNPHIHQQQQQQQLHQHLRQLQQLFQQQPPPPPPAQPPPAHHVGHHHQTSRAISVPAQTAPPPRMVNLCQTTQTTLIAPNPMLQSAILMQQMQGNMRGFGMGGQQFRQFFTTGARSSLLGPVPMGMAIKSPIMGFPAARAFHPHTRFFNATASSSSSISATDAAARQADRKRDSEQMSAGSTDNPPTTAASSANEAAEETATDGAVGGENSQTSEEQLEEPVTKRQKTEGSEEPKEQHVAESITTAQSESNSNTVDRESEDCVSQEDECFSGGPDDVVIEENKANNACGGLSAPSPSAGPTEDTEQVIEPTEEAVQDKDASPGFPDSQDEEEASEGSNKFYCYLCSITCFNQQNFRSHMNSISHQQRMMEIQHMSNACLVTLLPRVQESLQGASKDGEKKAELKQWCATCHTHFTSSISDHQRSEEHKLASKTDLSFCAVCQKRFKTSQNFIEHLHSQEHKQKIKEKGCETLAKLTNMGTDGFSCELEAQELEKDEGAQGSSEDGWPSAKEVTLNDMTSDEQYDPDTMYGSSFLDPVAGFLCRLCNKFYLFESSALHSHCKSLQHFENLKSYKAMVGEKGEDAQASTKSIAAADGLRPVTEASDCSQENLLTTDTSEADGLNSTKLISLTKLKTQEEDRLKEKESEAASISLDFNQQLSPDHEESPVALAAVSRKEAESVPAAAGDSNGEEEEAPADPGKKNCGGKGRSVGKRRSGRAANRR from the exons cgcCATTTCTGTTCCTGCTCAGACGGCTCCTCCGCCCAGAATGGTCAACTTGTGCCAGACAACCCAAACAACCCTGATTGCCCCCAATCCAATGCTGCAGAGTGCTATCCTGATGCAGCAGATGCAAG GCAACATGCGGGGCTTTGGGATGGGTGGGCAGCAGTTCCGGCAGTTCTTTACCACGGGGGCCAGGTCATCACTTCTCGGCCCAGTCCCCATGGGAATGGCCATCAAATCCCCCATCATGGGTTTCCCTGCTGCACGGGCCTTCCACCCACACACTCGCTTCTTCAACGCCACcgcttcctcctcttcctccatctctgcTACA GATGCTGCAGCTCGCCAGGCAGACAGGAAGAGAGACAGTGAGCAAATGTCTGCAGGAAGCACCGACAACCCACCAACAACAGCAGCTAGCAGTGCAAATGAAGCTGCTGAGGAGACTGCAACAG ATGGTGCTGTGGGAGGAGAAAATAGCCAGACCTCTGAGGAGCAGCTTGAAGAACCAGTGACAAAGCGGCAGAAAACAGAAGG gtcAGAGGAACCTAAAGAGCAACATGTGGCCGAGTCGATCACAACAGCTCAATCGGAGAGCAACAGCAACACAGTGGACAGAGAGTCAGAAG ACTGCGTCAGTCAGGAGGATGAATGCTTCAGCGGGGGGCCGGATGATGTGGTAATAGAGGAGAACAAAGCTAATAAT GCCTGCGGAGGCTTGTCAGCCCCGTCACCGTCTGCCGGGCCGACTGAAGATACTGAGCAGGTGATTGAACCAACAGAGGAGGCCGTGCAGGACAAAGACGCCTCACCAGGTTTTCCAGATAGCCAGGATGAAGAAGAAGCATCCGAGGGTTCAAACAAGTTCTACTGCTACCTCTGCAGCATCACCTGCTTCAACCAGCAA AACTTCAGGAGTCACATGAACAGCATTTCCCACCAGCAGAGGATGATGGAAATCCAACACATGAGCAACGCCTGCCTGGTTACTCTGCTCCCCCGAGTGCAGGAGTCTCTACAGGGCGCCAGCAAAGATGG agagaaaaaagcagaGCTGAAGCAGTGGTGTGCTACTTGCCACACCCACTTCACCAGTAGCATCTCGGACCACCAGCGCTCAGAGGAACACAAG CTTGCTAGTAAAACCGACCTGTCCTTCTGCGCCGTCTGTCAGAAGCGCTTCAAAACCTCGCAGAACTTTATAGAGCACCTGCACTCTCAGGAGCACAAGCAGAAG ATCAAGGAAAAAGGCTGTGAGACTTTGGCTAAGCTCACCAACATGGGCACAGATGGTTTTTCATGTGAGCTGGAAGCACAGGAATTGGAAAAGGATGAAGGAGCCCAAGGAAGCAGTGAG GATGGCTGGCCCTCCGCCAAAGAGGTGACCCTAAATGACATGACCAGCGATGAGCAGTATGACCCCGACACCATGTACGGATCCAGTTTCTTAGATCCAGTGGCAGGCTTCCTCTGCAGGCTTTGCAACAAGTTTTACCTCTTCGAATCTTCTGCTCTGCACAGCCACTGCAAATCACTGCAGCACTTTGAGAACCTTAAG AGCTACAAAGCGATGGTTGGAGAAAAAGGTGAAGACGCTCAGGCCTCAACAAAATCCATCGCAGCAGCAGATGGCCTCAGACCCGTCACAGAAGCATCAGACTGTTCACAAGAAAATTTGCTCACTACTGACACGAGTGAAGCCGATGGCCTAAACTCTACGAAATTGATTTCACTGACCAAACTGAAAACACAGGAAGAAGATCgtctgaaagagaaagaatcagAGGCCGCCTCGATCTCGCTGGACTTCAACCAACAGCTCAGTCCTGACCACGAGGAGAGTCCAGTTGCTCTGGCTGCTGTCAGTAGAAAGGAGGCAGAATCAGTGCCTGCAGCTGCTGGGGATTCAAacggagaggaggaagaagctCCTGCTGACCCTGGGAAAAAGAACTGTGGAGGAAAGGGAAGAAGCGTAGGTAAACGACGGTCAGGGAGAGCCGCAAACAGACGCTGA